The sequence ATGGTACGAGTGCCGCCTGAGAGGCTTGGAGGACGCTTTTCATGCAGCTTTAACTCccgccactgcagccagAACGGCATACGCCACGGCTCGTGCTGATGCAGCCCAAACTGTCACAGGGTGCATCTCCGCGGAGCACGCAGCTCCCTCCACCGTTGCCACCCGTGTCGCCGCCGGTGGGGCGTCCGTGAGCAGCGCGGTAGCGGCAACTGTTTCGGTATTTGCGGAGAAAGAAGTCGATAGTGGCACAGTGCTGCAGAACCGTCGTCGCGCCCACAAGAACTCGCctgcagcaagagcagcagctggcccCAGAAATGACAAAAACCCCGGCATGATTAATTTCAACCAGTCATCGGCAGTGGATACGGACCTTGCTGTAGCGGGTGCCGCTAACAATGCAGACGGAGGCAGCAGGACCCCACTACGAGTGGGTCCGCCGAAGCGCTCGGAAGTCGTGCCCATTGTGCATGGCCGCCGCACGGCCTCTGTTGGCGCCCCTTCTCGACAACTGCTGGCCCTAGAGGACCGCGAGTCTCCGCGCATTAGCGCGGTAGGTATCGCAGTCGATCGGGACGAGTCTCGTCCGACCCTCGCGGAGCGCTCCCTTGCAGCCACGGTGCCGATCATCCTTGACAACGGCGACGACACATCCAGGGATCCACACAACCCATCACCTCTTCTGCACCTACGCggaagaggtgctggaggcaTCTCTCTCACACCCTTCGCCACGAATACACAGGTCATCGGCACCCCTATGACTGGGACCGTTGGACTGCGCAGGGATGTACAGTTTGCCACGACACCTCTGAGTGGTCGGCCATCGTCAGCGAACGCAAGGCTATCGACTGCTAGTGCTGCGGCGGAGTCCTCAGGGCGCCTCTCCGCGAGGGCGGGAGGTATCGGAGGTCGACGGGATGACGCCGCGCGGAGTGAGCGCAATCGATACTACCTCTCCTTATCACGGTCAATCTCTGGCAGCACCAAGATTGGGTTGTCCCACTTTGCCCAATACTTGAACGCCAGCACTTCACGCGATTCCGCTGTGACAGGGGCGGGCACTGGAAGCAGTGCCACTGACGGGGTCGCCTCTTCACCCCACGAGAAGGCTCCTCGCATCAGCCCCTACCTCTATATcatccgcagcggcgacagccacAGTCGAAACctgaagcggcgcagcgccagcactggAGGAAGTCGCCGCGCGTGTCCGGTGTACATAACTAGGAAGGCGAAGGCGAGCTCTGCAGGTCTCGGCGTCTCTGGCCAACACTGCAAAGAaaccggcagcagcgatgtcAGTGAGCAGAGCTCGCTGAGGCGTTTCGTCCGCGAGTAGAAGTGGGAGTAAGCCGACATCGTGCAAAGCACGGACGCCTACAAATACCTCTAGACACGTCGCGGCATAGGCATCCCTCCACGCAGATGTGCGTACAGTGCATACGTGCCTCCACACCCGCACATGGGCGCATTCGGGGTATTTTACGACTGGCGCTgattgtgtgcgtgtgtgtgtgtgtgtgggatgGCTGTGATACGTGTGTCGACGTGCGCTTGGTGGCACGGACGGCCATCATCTCTACTGCATTTttgcgttctctctctcttcatctctcctttttgtttgtaCTCTCGCTCGTTCTCCGCCTGCGTGTTGCACAAGGCAGCATTAGAATTGTCTTCATCGTATTGGCTAGCAGCATGAacagccgccacagcagcagcagcactggcgtGTCACACGCATGTACGGTCGCGACGACTGGTTTGCCATGCAGAgctggcagagagagggatcgCAGTGAGCTCAGCATACTTGGACTGGGCCCACGTGtatgcgtgcctgtgtggttagccgcgctggtggtggtggtgcgagTTGGGCTACGAGgctgcttccctccttctgCCTCTCACATCATCTTCGCATCTTATTGCATTTCACTTGTACTACGTGCGCGTGTAATTCTCACGTGTGTGCCGGCGCACGTGGACGACAGTGGCGCGAGGGATacggagaaaaagaagggaagaagggcaGGAGAGCCCCCACATGCATGTCCTCGGAGTTTTTGCCCATCGCCatcatctctttctcgtttCATCCCTTGcctgtgtttctctcgctactcctccgccttcgcctttTCCTACGAACGGTGCTTGTTTCTTCACAGCCGCAAAGCCGTGTAGTAaagctgctgcctctctaTTCCCCTCTGTGCCGCCCACGCACTCACACGGctgcgacacacacacacacacacacacacacgcagtaATGCACCGTATAAGACcatctttttctctcttgaaCTCGTCTCTCCTCTTGCCAATCTCATCCCAACTGCGTCACACGCGTACcttgcgtgtatgtgtgtgcctctctctgcgcggtATTGAGTGAGGTCTAGCAGCGTCGTAGGAAAGGGGGCGCGGGTGTTGCCCTTGTCCTAACTCGTCCAGGACTGCGCCGAACCAGAGGAAGCAAAAAAGCCTCCTTCCGATCGTTGTTGTAGCCAAAGCGAAAGTGACTAGGCAGACGCCCCGCTCTTCCCACTTCTCGACGAGCTTCTCCACACAGTGCAGAGGAACCGAGGCCCCCCACATCCAcactcacacgcgcacacacgcacttaGCCACACACAGCGAGCGACGAGGAGATCATCTCTCTACAGAAGCCGACAGGGAACGTCTTCACTtcgttctccctcttcccccctttttttgctcttGTGGGCTCCTTTCATTAGACTGCTAGACATACAGAGGCTCCCCGGCGTAGAGGCGCAACCCGGgcatctttctctctctctctctctctttcctcttttacctgtgtgcctgtctgtctgtctgtgtcacCCGATTCCTCTGCATCGCCTCGATCCGCCACCGCCTTAAACTCAAGGTGTGCagcaacacacgcacacagacagacacaccacCATCAGACGAGTTCACTTGGCAGCTTAGTGCGCGGGCCTGTGTGTTTCTGTCTGTCGGATACGCGCAGAATATCGACCTCTTATAGCTTAAGGCACGCTGTACACAGCGTCGGGTGCTGACCAAACGGGAGACAGCGTCAGCGGCTGTCAATATGGACGCCTTCAGCCGCAGTAAGTCGTACAGCCAGGCGACCTCAACCTccaccccgcccccaccGCGTGCCGgggccgccgcgccacagcagcagcacgtcttCAAAAACATCCTGAAGAGCGTAGAGAGCCATGTGCGGGTCATGTCAGCGGTGGAACGGACGGCGACGTCGTCGAGCTACACATCGCTGCGTATTCGCCAGCCGgagagcgacggcgcaggtggtagcagcaccgtctcttCATCGCAGGGCCCGCAGAGCAGCCAGTCCACCGCTGAGTGGTCGCAGCCTTTCAACATCACCCGTGTTcaccgcggcggcacgaCAACACGCTTCTACGAGGAGGTGGTTGCGCCGTGTGTGTCAAACTGCACGTCCGGACAGAGCTACGTCTTTCTAGTGAGCGGGCCACCTGAGAGCGGTCGAAGCCAGACCCTCTACGGCAGCCCTCACCACAGCGAGCTGGGCATCGTGGAGCTGGCGGCAGCCGACTTACTGGAGCGAATGTCGTCCCGGGGCAAGGTCATCATGCGCAACCGTCGTGATCGCCCAGATGCCATGGGGAAGGAAAACGAAGCAGTCAACGGCACACAGTCGTCGACCTCCGCCAACAACGGGCGGGAGGATGTGTCGGAGCTGACCGTGACGGGTGGCATCACCGTCACCTacgccgccttcaccacTCGCGGAGGCAAGATGGTTGAGGCGGAGGCCAGTGAGCCTGTACCGCTCGTCGAGTTCCCGCCACCTCTGGGACTGGTGCCGCTCCCCCGCATGCGACTGCTCGAGGACGCCAGCAAAGCGGTCCTGCTCCCCGAGCGCAAGCACGTGGATACGTCATGTGTGATCCAGTTCCATGTATACGCGCCAGTAGACTCAACAGGGCGGCGGTCCATGGCGACACTGACCTTCGTCGATGTCGCCGCGATCCGCGAGCCACTGTGCAAGGAAGTGTCGCATCTCATCGACACTGTAGAGCGGGTGGCCGGTGTCtccaccagcggcggtgacccCAACTTCAAGGAGACGAAGCTGACGACCTTGCTAGAGCCTGTGCTAGTGGGGTACATCACTCTCGTTTCCATTACCACTGTCAGCGGCCGCGCCGACCTCTACGAGTCCACGTGCACAGCATTGCGCTTCGCCAGCAACCTCAGTCGCATTCACCAAGTTCTCATGCTCATCCACATGAATGCTCCGCGATGGATCTTCGACACGGCAGTGAgcctggagcagctgcgggtgcGCCGTGATCAACTCATGGCGGAACACTACGCCCGTGGAGTGTACGATTATTACGAGCGCACCTCACGCTGGCTGCAAGCCAACATGAGCGAtgctggcggcagcgtcgagcgcctgctgcaggagacggCCCATCTTCGCAAGGAAATCGCGCGCTCTGTGGAGGACATAGCGAAGGAGCTCCAGGCAGCCATTGAAAAGGAGGACGCGGGCTGCCGggctgaggtggaggcggcgcggaCGGCTTACGAGGCCACGTCGCGACTGTTCGACGAGGTGCGGCGGCTGGACGAGATCATCACCGCCCAGCAACAGAAGATATCTCAGACGGACATGCAGAGCAGCCAGCGGATTAGCGAGATGAGGCTAGAGATATCCACCCTAGAGGCCAAGGCCGGAAACCGCCAACagcagatgcagcagctggagaaggagatgAGGCTCTATTTGCTGAAGAGCGGCGAGGTGGCAGCAACGCTGAGCAAGGAAGCGGAGAACACGCAATATGTGCAGAGTAGCTACGCCATGTCtcacgagctgctgcaaATTGGACGCAAGCGGAAGCGTCTTGAGACTGATTTGGAGCTGGCGTCGCGCGTGGCACAGCGCACGACGGACACGATGCGGGTGGATCGTGAGCGGCGCTCGCGCATTTCGCGGCTGagcgcgatgcagcagcgcgttcaTTCCCTGCGCGACACAGTGCGCTACTCCACAAGTAAtccgacgacggcgccatcGCAGCCCCCACAGCAGCCGTTGGAACGCACGTTGCCTGGGGTGAGTCGCCCCGGCCAGGCTCagtaggtgtgtgtgtgtgtgtgtgtgtgtgtgtgtgtgtgggtgctttcctcctctctccgtctcgtcctccctccctccttccccactTGTACAACTCTTTctgccctttctcttcttgcaCTTTAGATCTTTGTGTCTGATGCGGGTGTCGATGTTCTGCCTCCGTTGTCCACGGTCGGCGCACACAgacccacccatccacctACCCACGCATGTAATGGCAgcatgcgtgggtgggtgtgtgggtgtgatgCGGCGGATGCGTACGAGTGTGTCTCTggctgtgtgcctgtgggaCACCATGCCGTGCACCTTACCTGTatgtcttctctcccctttgaCGCCCTCGCCGTCCCTCGTGCGGGCTactctgtttcttttttcctctgttTGGTGTTGATGTGACAGCGTCAATCTCCCTCGGTCTCTACGCTGCCTTTACACGTCATTGAAAACAAGCAGACAAAGGAAAGAGCCGCCGAGCGTCAGAAATGCTCTGTCGAGGTGCGGGTGTCTGATGTAGAActcgtggtggtgtgtgtgtgtgtggtgtcgCCCATTAtgtgctctcgctctcgctgtagtctccccctttctccaaAGCGTTGTTTAGTGGATGTCGCACGGATCGTAATCGTGTGCGTCGATGCGCACTCGTGCTTCGGCAGGACTCACTGCCGTctccagagctgctgctgcctctgtgAGGGAGGGCTCTccggggagagagggagtgggggttCCTCCAGTGTTGAGTATTTATGAAAAATGTAGGTTTCTCGTGCTCTCTTCCTGCATTTTCTCTTACCATCGCCCCATCCTCTCTAtctgcctgtgcgtgtgtcacTCCCCTCGCTTTCTGTTTGTCTCGACACTGGTggccacccccccctcacactcACTCATACGCGTGcgttcctcttttctctttctgctaTCGCGCAGCTTAACAGACGAACTTGGAAAAACAGCGCTTTGGCGTattgtgtttgtgtgcgtcgAGTCacattttttctctctctctccccccctgtgtgcgtgcatgtggcTGTACGTATCCGACACTGCGCATCGACTTACCACTACGGCGCCACACTCGCTCCCTTTGCGTTTCAGCgccagcgcacgcgcacccaTTAAGTACACGTGCACGACTCGCGCTCGGGTAGTTGCGGACACAGTCGCCATCGGCTAATCTTGCCGGGTCTCCTTAGCTGAATCTTGGGCTATCCTCTAAAAACCTCTCATTTCATCTCACCCGAAGGCTTCCGAGAGCACTTGCACTTGTAAATACGATACGCAGCCTTAGTGATGCTGCACGAGGCCCATCCCACGTACGACGCTGCACCGCTCGCTGGTTTCGACACGGCGGACGCTGTGGCGGGAGTTATGCTCACCTCCATCGGCAGCGCTTACTCTCCCTGCCAGAGCATTTCACCAGTccgccaacagcagcagcaccagcagcgcatgcTGCATCGgtgcctcagcagcagcggctcctacatcgcggcggtgcgctgcagcagcacactaCCTGTACCGCAGGGAAGTGTTGGCTCTAATCCGCTCTCGCCAAAGCCAGCCGCCGGTGCGGAAGGGAGCGCTACTCGGCCTCAGCTGCCCTTTGCGCaagttgcagcagctgctgcggcgggcTGGGGCGATCATGAATACTCTCTCCATCAATCGCATCAACAGGAGAAGTTTCCGCTGACGCCTG comes from Leishmania panamensis strain MHOM/PA/94/PSC-1 chromosome 6 sequence and encodes:
- a CDS encoding hypothetical protein (TriTrypDB/GeneDB-style sysID: LpmP.06.0410), encoding MIPTLNMNKIRSHTTVAVPAAGGSGGTELNSSGSGSSGPRLMTGRQISPRPPYLGSPLETSSLPSAHFQRRAADVATVLDMNPLQCHSVGDLQRKLIETAEWVVKLRHWYVHQLQERDAWYECRLRGLEDAFHAALTPATAARTAYATARADAAQTVTGCISAEHAAPSTVATRVAAGGASVSSAVAATVSVFAEKEVDSGTVLQNRRRAHKNSPAARAAAGPRNDKNPGMINFNQSSAVDTDLAVAGAANNADGGSRTPLRVGPPKRSEVVPIVHGRRTASVGAPSRQLLALEDRESPRISAVGIAVDRDESRPTLAERSLAATVPIILDNGDDTSRDPHNPSPLLHLRGRGAGGISLTPFATNTQVIGTPMTGTVGLRRDVQFATTPLSGRPSSANARLSTASAAAESSGRLSARAGGIGGRRDDAARSERNRYYLSLSRSISGSTKIGLSHFAQYLNASTSRDSAVTGAGTGSSATDGVASSPHEKAPRISPYLYIIRSGDSHSRNLKRRSASTGGSRRACPVYITRKAKASSAGLGVSGQHCKETGSSDVSEQSSLRRFVRE
- a CDS encoding hypothetical protein (TriTrypDB/GeneDB-style sysID: LpmP.06.0420); translated protein: MDAFSRSKSYSQATSTSTPPPPRAGAAAPQQQHVFKNILKSVESHVRVMSAVERTATSSSYTSLRIRQPESDGAGGSSTVSSSQGPQSSQSTAEWSQPFNITRVHRGGTTTRFYEEVVAPCVSNCTSGQSYVFLVSGPPESGRSQTLYGSPHHSELGIVELAAADLLERMSSRGKVIMRNRRDRPDAMGKENEAVNGTQSSTSANNGREDVSELTVTGGITVTYAAFTTRGGKMVEAEASEPVPLVEFPPPLGLVPLPRMRLLEDASKAVLLPERKHVDTSCVIQFHVYAPVDSTGRRSMATLTFVDVAAIREPLCKEVSHLIDTVERVAGVSTSGGDPNFKETKLTTLLEPVLVGYITLVSITTVSGRADLYESTCTALRFASNLSRIHQVLMLIHMNAPRWIFDTAVSLEQLRVRRDQLMAEHYARGVYDYYERTSRWLQANMSDAGGSVERLLQETAHLRKEIARSVEDIAKELQAAIEKEDAGCRAEVEAARTAYEATSRLFDEVRRLDEIITAQQQKISQTDMQSSQRISEMRLEISTLEAKAGNRQQQMQQLEKEMRLYLLKSGEVAATLSKEAENTQYVQSSYAMSHELLQIGRKRKRLETDLELASRVAQRTTDTMRVDRERRSRISRLSAMQQRVHSLRDTVRYSTSNPTTAPSQPPQQPLERTLPGVSRPGQAQ